The region CTGGATATCATTGGTCAGACGGGTTACCAGCGAGCCTGTGCTGTAGGCATCTATGTTCTTAAAGGAAAATTCCTGCACCTTGGAAAAAAGGTCGGCCCTCAAATCACTGGTAAAGCTGACGGCCGCTTTCACCGAAAAATAAGCTCCTCCGATTCCTCCTATGGCCATGACCAGGGTGGCCAGTATCATCAGGCCTCCCACAGACAGGATATACTGCACATTTCTCTGCGCCACTCCGTTGTTGATAATCATGGACATCAGCTTAGGCAGCATGATTTCTCCAGCCACCTCAGTCAGCATCAGAAGAGGGCCCAGAATAAAGGCTCCAAAATATGGTTTTATATATTTTCCGTATCGTTTCACTTACGATTCCTCCCCTTGCGCCCTGTCCGTAAACTCCTGGTTCAGATTTCCATAAATCCGGTCCAGAAGTTCTCCCAGCACCTTCATATCATTCTCAGAGAATCCTTCAAACATACGGCACTCAATGCGCCTGAAAATCTTAACACTGTCCTCCACCACTTTTCTGCCCTTATCCGTTATGCAAATCTGGTTGCACCGGTTGTCCTCCTGGTCTACCAGGCGCCTTATATAGCCTCCCTTTTCCAGTTTCTTAAGAGAAACAGCTATGGTGGCCCCTGACACGCCATACATCCTTGCCAGCTCCTTCTGGGATACGTTGGGATTATCCGACACGAACATCAGAATCTGATGCTGGCTGCGGTACACCCCCGTGCCGTCCAGACGGTGCTCCATCATACTCCGGTGCAGCCTGGCCACTCGAATGTACTTCTCGATAAGACAGTGCTCCGAGGATTGAACAAAACAACTGCATGATGCATTGTCCATGTAAATTGCCTCCTTCCTGTATCTGTATATTTAACTGATTAACCATTAGCCCGCTTATAATTAGCTAGTTAACTATATCAGAGTATAACAGAATACGGGATTTGTGGCAAGTACTATTTTTCCGGGAAATTGGCGGCGTAAT is a window of Enterocloster clostridioformis DNA encoding:
- a CDS encoding MarR family winged helix-turn-helix transcriptional regulator — encoded protein: MDNASCSCFVQSSEHCLIEKYIRVARLHRSMMEHRLDGTGVYRSQHQILMFVSDNPNVSQKELARMYGVSGATIAVSLKKLEKGGYIRRLVDQEDNRCNQICITDKGRKVVEDSVKIFRRIECRMFEGFSENDMKVLGELLDRIYGNLNQEFTDRAQGEES